The genomic DNA GATATTTGCGCTGCTGTATATGGTGGCGCCAGATCAGATTACGAGTGATAGCCAGCATACTCTGCTTTCACTGTTCTTTTTTAGTGTGCAAACACTTTCCACCGTGGGCTACGGGGGCATGACGCCCGTTGGTATTTACGCCAATGCCATTGTCTCATTGGAAGTGTTTATCGGCATGATGCTGACAGCCGTGGCAACGGGTTTGCTCTTTGCCCGTTTTGCCCGGCCACGTGCGCGTATCATGTTCAGTAATACCGCTGTTGTCAGTAGTGAAAGTGGTATTCCCGCGCTGTGCATTCGTATTGCCAATTTGCGTGTTAGCGTTATTCTTTCGGTGGATGTAGAAGTAGCGCTTTCCCGCTTGGTTATGGGGGAAAATGGGCATCTGGTGCGCAAGTTTGACCAGTTATTACTTGTGCAGTCTCATGTTCCAGTGCTGCGTTTTGCCTTTGTAATGGCACATGTGATCGGGCCGGAGAGCCCTTTACACGGCAAAACAATGGCGGAACTGGAAACCGAGGAAGCCGAAATTATTGTAACAGTTACCGGCACGGATGAAGCCTTGGGACAAACAGTGTTTGCCAGAACGGCTTACAGGTTTGACCGCGTGCGCAATAACCATCGGTTTGTAGATATCGTGGTGTCCCGCCCAGATGGCCGCATTGCGGTAGATTATACGCGCTTCCATGATGTGGAGCAGCATTAAGCACTACGGCGTGTCGTCAGTTAAGCAGGATGATGATTGAGGCGAACTGCACGGCTGCGAGGAAGGTCGATTTCAGTTTATCGTAGCGGGTTGCGATAGCGCGAAACTGCTTGAGTTTATTGAAGAACCTCTCAACAAGGTTCCGTTCGCGGTAGAGAGAAAAATCGGTTTTCCGTCGTGTCGTTCTGTTGCGTTTTGGCGGGATGACCGGGGTAATCCCGCGCTGTATCAGCCGATCGATCAACCTGTCCGCGTCATACGCCTTGTCAGCAAGGAAAGCATCCGGTTCGATGTTTTCCAGAAGTGGTTCTGCCTGGGTGATATCGGCATCCTGTCCCGGTGTGATGCCGAGTTCCACTGGATTGCCCAGAGCGTCGCAGATGGCATGGATCTTTGTAGTTAGCCCGCCTCGTGATCGTCCGATGGCCTGATCCGTGCCCCTTTTTTGAGAGCTCCGGCACTATGCTGATGCGCTCGGACAATTGTGCTGTCGATCATCATGTATTCGTTGTCGTAATCAGCGGCCAGATAACGAAATATCCGTTCGATGACGCCGCTTTCACACCAGCGGCGCAGACGCCGGTGCACGTTTTTCCAGTCACCGAAACGGGCAGGAAGGTCGCGCCATGGAATACCCGCGCGATAGCGATACAACACCGCCTCCACGAACAGACGGTTGTTCACCGCAGTGCCGCCGACATAGCCTTCTCGACCAGGAAGAAGATCCTTTATCCGCTCCCACTGGTCATCGCGTAAACTATAGCGCCGCATCTGTCTGTCTCCCCAAAAAAACGGGAAAACAGTCAGCACACGCAGACACAAAGTACAACCCTCACGTGCCACTCTCAGGGCTTAACTGACGACACGCCGTAGGGTTTTAGGCGGTCAGTCGATCTGGGGCATCGGCAAGGTGGAAGCGCCGGGTGATATCCATAAATGTGGCATGGGCCGTAAACTCATGCCGCAATACCTCCAGCGCCCCTATGGCACGAATAAGGTCTATTTGTTGAGATAGGTTTCGTTCTGTCATGGCCGCTGGCAAAAGGGCCCGCATGGCTTGGGCAGAAGCAAGGGCAGGGGCCTGTGTATAGCCTTTTATCTGGCTGATTGTTTCTAGCACATGTGCAATTTTCTGGTGTTGATCTACAGATAACAGTTTGTGAGACAGCACATTGTGCAGGCGCAAAATAAGCAGGCCAGTTGTCATCGCACTCATGGCTCCTGTCAGATAGGCTTCCACCAAGGCATTTGGGTGGGTGCCTGCATGGCGAATAATCTGTGCAAGCCTGTCCCCCGAACGGGCAATCCACTGGGCAGATGTAAATGTCAGGCGGCCTTTGGCCATCAGGCGCAAATCACGCACCATTTTGCGGCGTAGCCTCCAGCGTTCTTCGGCAGGATCAAACGGCAATACAAGGCGGAAGGCCCATATCCCCAGCCCAATACCCAGAACAACTGCGGGTGTGGTGTTAAACCACGTAATTTCATCCATACGGCTGTGGTTGGCTGGCCCCACCATAAAGGGCAGAAAGTTATTATAGGCAGCCGCTGTGCCCGCAATACTGCCGGGGGCTCGTAAAGCCAGCCCACCAACCAGCATGGGAAAAAAGAGTGATGCCAACAGGGTTTCTACTCCAGATTGCTGAGGTAGGACCACAAAGCTGAGAATGAACGAAATAATAGCTGTCCACACTGCGCCACGGAAGAAGCCGCTGGCCGCATGTACCGGATCTTCAAATGAGGAGAAGCGTGTGGAGGTTACAGCCACAAACATGGCAAGGGTAGAGCCATCGGGCCATGCTGTTATTTCCCATATCAAGCCACCTGCGCAAATGGCCGCAGCGGAACGGATGCCGTTATTAGTGGCCAGCAGCACATCTTTTTCAGAATGGCGGTCAAACCGGAAATGGTCAGACCTGCTAGGCGTCTGGGTGGCAATAAAGTGCTCCAGAACAAGGTCCAGTTCCATCAGTAGTTTGGCTAGGGCAGATTCCAGAATGCGCCCTTCCAGCAGATCGCGCTGCTGCTGTTGCAGAGTAGGGGCATCTTGCTGTTGCAGAGATTGAAACTTTGCCAGCCGTTCTATGCCACGTTGTTGGCTGCGGGTGCGGTAAAGCCGGATTTGGGCGCGCGCCCGTGTTGCCGCAGTTATGGTGGCATCCTGTTCCAGCTCTGTCGGTAATGCCGTGAGGAGTGCGCTAATATCATCAATCGCTTGCTGGAAGTCAGGCGGGACGGGCGTTGCGGCCTGCATGTGAATACGCAGCGTCATGCTTCGGGCCAAAAAGGCGAAAACAGCATTCAGGCTGGCACGTGCGTGGTCTCCCGCATGGTTGTGGGGACCCATTTCAATTTCACTAAATTCTGTTTGATCTGCTAAGGAAGGAATACTTCCCAGCAAGGCGCGAGAGCGTAGCAGGCCATCGGGCTGGTTGCGTAACAGCCCTTGCACACCTGTGCACGCACCTTGCAATGCACCCAGCAAGCGCTCTCGCATTTCCTGTTGGGCCATGTGTTCAAGGCGCGGGGCAAATAGGGCGGCCAGCAGGCTTTCACACACAATACCCAGCGTAATGTAGGTGGTGCGGGAAAGTGCTATCATAAACACGTTGTCGGGCTGGTTGGCAGCGCTCAGTACAATAATGGTGGTGGTGAAGGACACCAGCACCAGTGCGTAAGACCGAAAATTACGCAGGAATGTTGCAATGGCACAGCATCCGCCGGCCCATATGGCCAGAAACGGAAAAACAAGCCCCGGCTCCTGCGGTAAGGCTGCCAAAAACGCAATACCCGCCACTGCGCCAATGCAGGTGCCAATCAACCGCCATTTGGCTTTGGAGAGGCT from Acetobacter ascendens includes the following:
- a CDS encoding ion channel, whose translation is MRGAVIMKRLLRRYKKKSQIDKEIRHTPLEDVGGSSPAQKKKESGRFSLSTREAAKRFRAHALVEEKGHHDVVRVGLKDSVWTDLYHHALTASWPAFTAVAVLSYLLINLIFALLYMVAPDQITSDSQHTLLSLFFFSVQTLSTVGYGGMTPVGIYANAIVSLEVFIGMMLTAVATGLLFARFARPRARIMFSNTAVVSSESGIPALCIRIANLRVSVILSVDVEVALSRLVMGENGHLVRKFDQLLLVQSHVPVLRFAFVMAHVIGPESPLHGKTMAELETEEAEIIVTVTGTDEALGQTVFARTAYRFDRVRNNHRFVDIVVSRPDGRIAVDYTRFHDVEQH
- a CDS encoding IS5 family transposase (programmed frameshift), which gives rise to MRRYSLRDDQWERIKDLLPGREGYVGGTAVNNRLFVEAVLYRYRAGIPWRDLPARFGDWKNVHRRLRRWCESGVIERIFRYLAADYDNEYMMIDSTIVRAHQHSAGALKKGARNQAIGRSRGGLTTKIHAICDALGNPVELGITPGQDADITQAEPLLENIEPDAFLADKAYDADRLIDRLIQRGITPVIPPKRNRTTRRKTDFSLYRERNLVERFFNKLKQFRAIATRYDKLKSTFLAAVQFASIIILLN
- a CDS encoding FUSC family protein; translated protein: MVSFPLQWYRALHAKIHSGSSFPLAWLIAPAPADLGFALRTTIAAFIALSLALWMEMDSPQWAAMTTWIVAQNSRGQSLSKAKWRLIGTCIGAVAGIAFLAALPQEPGLVFPFLAIWAGGCCAIATFLRNFRSYALVLVSFTTTIIVLSAANQPDNVFMIALSRTTYITLGIVCESLLAALFAPRLEHMAQQEMRERLLGALQGACTGVQGLLRNQPDGLLRSRALLGSIPSLADQTEFSEIEMGPHNHAGDHARASLNAVFAFLARSMTLRIHMQAATPVPPDFQQAIDDISALLTALPTELEQDATITAATRARAQIRLYRTRSQQRGIERLAKFQSLQQQDAPTLQQQQRDLLEGRILESALAKLLMELDLVLEHFIATQTPSRSDHFRFDRHSEKDVLLATNNGIRSAAAICAGGLIWEITAWPDGSTLAMFVAVTSTRFSSFEDPVHAASGFFRGAVWTAIISFILSFVVLPQQSGVETLLASLFFPMLVGGLALRAPGSIAGTAAAYNNFLPFMVGPANHSRMDEITWFNTTPAVVLGIGLGIWAFRLVLPFDPAEERWRLRRKMVRDLRLMAKGRLTFTSAQWIARSGDRLAQIIRHAGTHPNALVEAYLTGAMSAMTTGLLILRLHNVLSHKLLSVDQHQKIAHVLETISQIKGYTQAPALASAQAMRALLPAAMTERNLSQQIDLIRAIGALEVLRHEFTAHATFMDITRRFHLADAPDRLTA